One segment of Panicum virgatum strain AP13 chromosome 3K, P.virgatum_v5, whole genome shotgun sequence DNA contains the following:
- the LOC120700894 gene encoding protein MAIN-LIKE 1-like, with protein sequence MVDKDKWALAYDEGGKRYGIMTTNNAESLNNIFRGIRSRPVAGIVEYSFEKLNEYFVDRWGKCRSLLDKGGQWGLIAEEHLKDAEDRSVNQLAAPYGPARMIYSVRGAVLIHHCRMAHPTFPLLETFYDSKHRAHVLVDRAEVLAPLRARTHSPLRWDEWYVPFLRRAGMLPLARVVCAGLPVMDAPLLTTFVDRWRPETHSFHLPCGEVTITLQDVAMILGLPLEGIAVTGIIHNDGWRDMVEALIGIRPPEPPEGVKDRKTSGVSSAWLRQNFNHCPQGAPQGVVERYARVWLWHLFGGFLFPDGSGNTISWMILPIVGQQWENIAQYSWGSATLAWMYRQLCDTCRRIAHDSNLGGCAYLLQIWIWERFPVGRPYRGELEPWPHHDEESRPTVAYYWKNVGAVRGDPARRYMRYMDDLDCLTQNLVITFISFGK encoded by the exons ATGGTGGACAAGGATAAATGGGCTCTTGCTTATGATGAAGGGGGGAAGCGGTACGGTATCATGACCACGAACAATGCTGAGTcattaaataatatttttaggggTATTCGGTCAAGACCTGTTGCAGGCATTGTAGAGTACTCCTTCGAGAAGTTGAACGAGTACTTCGTCGATAGATGGGGTAAATGCAGGAGTTTGTTGGATAAGGGTGGACAATGGGGACTAATAGCGGAGGAACACCTGAAGGATGCTGAGGATAGATCGGTGAACCAGCTTGCAGCGCCTTACGGCCCTGCAAGAATGATTTATAGTGTTAGAGGTGCAG TTTTGATTCATCATTGCAGGATGGCGCACCCCACGTTCCCCCTACTGGAGACGTTCTACGACTCCAAGCACCGAGCACACGTCCTAGTTGACCGTGCCGAG GTGTTGGCGCCCCTCCGCGCACGTACCCACTCCCCCCTTCGGTGGGATGAGTGGTATGTGCCATTCCTTCGCCGGGCTGGGATGCTTCCTCTTGCTCGAGTGGTGTGTGCGGGCCTCCCAGTGATGGATGCGCCTCTGCTAACTACTTTTGTGGACcgttggaggccggagacacattcTTTTCATTTACCTTGCGGGGAGGTCACCATCACCTTGCAAGATGTGGCGATGATTCTTGGGCTGCCTTTAGAGGGAATAGCAGTGACCGGCATTATACATAATGATGGCTGGAGAGATATGGTAGAAGCACTGATTGGGATTCGGCCTCCAGAACCACCTGAGGGGGTCAAGGACAGGAAGACCTCAGGGGTTAGCTCGGCTTGGTTGAGGCAGAATTTTAACCATTGTCCTCAAGGAGCACCGCAGGGGGTTGTAGAGCGGTATGCTCGCGTATGGTTGTGGCACTTGTTTGGGGGTTTTCTGTTTCCTGATGGTTCGGGAAACACGATTTCATGGATGATACTTCCAATTGTGGGCCAGCAGTGGGAGAACATTGCTCAGTATAGTTGGGGGTCGGCAACTTTAGCTTGGATGTACCGGCAGCTTTGTGACACATGTCGGCGGATTGCTCATGATTCAAACCTAGGAGGTTGTGCATACCTCCTGCAAATCTGGATTTGGGAGCGCTTTCCAGTAGGCCGGCCGTACCGAGGTGAACTTGAG CCGTGGCCACACCATGATGAGGAGTCCAGGCCCACTGTTGCTTACTACTGGAAGAACGTGGGAGCTGTAAGAGGGGATCCTGCACGCCGCTACATGCGTTACATGGACGACCTTGACTGCCTCACTCAAAATCTGGTTATAACCTTCATATCGTTCGGTAAATAA